The stretch of DNA TTAACCAACGAAGTATCCTTCGAACGAAAGGCTAAAGAAATATTACTCGCTCTCCGTTTAGAAAAGTTTTTTGATAAGAAGGAAATTTTGGAAGCCTATTTAAATGTTTCAACCTTTGGCAGAAATTCATCTGGGAGAAATATTGCAGGTGTTCAAGCAGCTGCTAAAGGAATATTCGGTGTTAATGCAAAGGACTTAAATCTTGCACAATCCGCTTTCATCGCTGGTCTTCCGCAAAGTCCATTCGGCTACACGCCTTATACACAAGCTGGAGAACTAAAAACACCTGAAGGGCTTGAACCTGGCCTTACGCGAATGAAAACCGTTTTAAAAAGAATGTATGATAATGGAAAAATCGATCAAAAGCAATACGAAGAGGCATTAGCCTATGATATCACAAAGGACTTTATTCCACGCGTCGAAAGTACAGTTGAAAAGTATCCATACTTGACCATGGAAATAGAGAAGCGCGCTGTTGAAATCATGACAGAAATATTAGCAAAAAATGACGGATACACTGAGCAGGATTTAAAAAATAATAGTGAGCTTCAAAATGAATACGAGATTTTAGCAGACCGTAATATACGTCAAAACGGTTATCAAATCCATACAACCATCCACAAGGGTATTTATGATGCCATGCAAACGGCAAAAGATAATTTTGCTTACTATGGAAGCGATAAAGTAGAAATGGTTAAAGACGCTGAAACCGGTGAAATGAAAGAGGTTATTGAACCGGTACAGCTTGGAGCAATTCTAATCGATAACAGCACTGGAAAAATTCTATCCTTTGTCGGTGGAAGAGATTTTGAGTTAAACCAGGTAAATCATGCTACATTTTCTACACGATCTAACGGTTCAACAATGAAGCCTTTAGTTGTTTACGCTCCAGCCCTAGAGTTAGGAAAGGTATCTCCAGGAACAGTAATACCGGATGTCGAGGTCTATCTGGATCCTCATCGTCCAAATGAACCATATCCAAGAAACTATGATAAAACATATAGTGGATTAGTTTCTGCACGCCATGCATTGGCAATGTCCTATAATGTGCCTGCCATGCTAACCTATCGGACAATTATTGATCAACGACCAGCACAATATCTAGAGAAGATGGGTTTTACAACTGTTATTGAAAATGACTACACAACAAATTCATTAGCACTCGGCGGCATTACAAACGGTGTAACAGTGGAAGAAAATGTTAATGCTTATGGCACATTTGCTAATGGCGGAAAATTTATAGATGCTTACATGATTGAAAAAATAGTAGACAAAAACGGTAAAGTCATCTATCAGCATGAAGTAGAGCCAGTTGAGGTTTTCAGCCCTCAAACTGCTTATCTAACTATTGATATGATGAGAGATGTTATTAGTAATGGAACAGCAAGCTCGCTAAAAGGCCGTTTAAAATTTAATTCCGATTGGGCTGGAAAAACAGGTACAGGCCAAGATTTAAAGGATTCATGGTTTGTCGCAGTCAATCCAAAGGTTAGTTTTGGTGTCTGGAATGGATACGATACACCGAAACCATTAGAGCTTCGTTATAAGGGTCTTCATCACGGAGCTAGAAATGTTTATTTATGGGCAGATTTAATGAATGCTGCATATGATGCGGCTCCTGAACTTGTAACATCAAATCAACAATTCCAAATGCCTGGTGGAATTGTACGCAGATCATACTGTGCTGCTTCTGGACTTCTTCCATCTGAAGCATGTTCAAAAGCTGGCCTTGTTGAAACAGATTTGTATAACGCCAAGTTTGTTCCTACACAGTCTGATGACAATTTTGCAGACGGAAAATTTGTGTATATTGGAGATAAACGATATTTAGCATTGGAAAGCACACCAGAGGAATTTACCAAAAATGGAGTCATTATCAGTCCTAAGCTTTTTGAAGAGAAGTATCGAATTCCAATAAAAGATGTATCACAGTTAATACCTAAACGAGAGAAATGGGCTGGCCTCTTTGTAGCCGATTCAAAATTAGAGGAAAATGGAAAAAATCCGTCTGCACCAAGCGTCAGTCTTTCTAATTCTAAAATCATATGGAACCAACATCCTGAAAATGATGTAATTGGCTACCGAATTTATCAAAAATCTGGCGGCACCATCAAAAAGGTTGGAAGCATTACTGCTGGTGATCAACGATCTTATCAAGTGTCAACTGGAGAATATTATGTAACAGCAGTTGATATTGCAGGTAAAGAATCTGCCCCATCCAATGTCATTCAATTTGGGCAAACTGAACCACCACCTGATAAAGATCAACCTTCTGAACCACCTAAAGAGGACAAAGACCCGCCTGATGACGGGGATGGTTCAAATCCAGGATCTGGAACGAGCCCCGGCGACGGTAATGAAGATGGTGACAATCAGCCACCTATGGACAGAAATTAATCGCTTTTAAAGTAATTAAAGAGGGAACTGTTCTAAAATGACATCTCCTTTGAAAATAAAAATGCTGTTATATAGGCATTTAATATATGATAAAGGGGCAGCTATAAGTCGAGAACTCGACTTATAGCTGCCCCTCTTTTTGATCTATTTTGCTCAATTAGTCTTCCATTGTTGAAAGATCACCTGTAGGGAGGTTTAATTCCCATGCCTTTAAAACGCGACGCATGATTTTACCACTTCTTGTTTTTGGAAGCTTATCACGGAATTCTATTTCACGAGGTGCTGCATGCGCTGCAAGACCTTTCTTTACGAATTGACGAATATCCTCCGTTAACTCTTCAGAAGGTTCATACCCCTCAAGTAAAGCAATAAACGCTTTAATAATTTCTCCACGTACTGGATCCGGTTTTCCAATTACACCTGCTTCAGCCACAGCTGGGTGCTCTAATAGCTTACTCTCTACCTCAAACGGCCCTACCCGTTCTCCAGAGGTCATGATCACATCATCAACACGTCCTTGAAACCAAAAATAACCTTCCTCATCCATATAAGCTGAGTCACCCGAAACATACAAGTCACCAGGCATGAAATACGAATCATATTTCTCTTTATTATTCCAAATGGTTTGCATCATTGAAGGCCAGCCCTTTTTGATAGCGAGATTGCCCATACGGTATGGTGGAAGTTCAGTACCTTGATCATCTACGATTGCAGCGATTACTCCAGGTATCGGCTTACCCATGGAACCAGGTTTTATTTCCAAACAAGGATAATTACAGATCAATAGTGCTCCTGTTTCAGTCATCCACCATGTGTCATGAATCCGTTTTTGGAATACTTTCATTCCCCACTTAATAACCTCTGGATTTAATGGTTCACCAACACTGACAATATGACGAAGCGTGCTAAGTTCAAATTTCTTTACAATCTCGTCCCCAGCTCCCATAAGCATCCTAAATGCAGTAGGGGCACTATACCAGATCGTAACTCCGTATTCCTCAATTATTTTATACCAGAATTCTGGGTTAAATCTTCCTCCTACAACTACATTTGATGTACCAGTAAGCCATGGCCCAAATATTCCATAGGAGGTTCCCGTCACCCAACCAGGATCGGCCGTGCACCAATATACATCTTCTTCCTGCATATCTAGTACCCATTTTGCTGTATGATAGTGCTGAATCATGGCGTTATGGACATGTAATACCCCTTTAGGCTTTCCTGTAGAACCAGAAGTATAATGAAGAATTAACCCATCTGTTCGTTCAACCCATTCGATCGAAAGCTTGTTGCTTGCCTCACTCAATCTTTTATTAAAATCAATATAAGGTCCTTCTTCCTCAATTCCTTCCCCAACAAGAAAAACAGTTTTGAGTGCAGGAAGTTCATTCACTGGAACACGATTTAATAATTCCGGTGTCGTAATCAAAACCTTTGCTTCGCTATCTTCTAACCGATCTCTAACAGCACCTTCCATAAACGCTTCAAACAAAGGTCCAACAATCGCTCCAAGCTTAATTGCACCTAATGCAGCAAAATAAAGCTCTGGAGAACGCGGCATAAAGATAAATACGCGATCTCCTTTTTCAACATCTCCATAAGATTTAAGGATGTTACCAGCCTTGTTGGATAGCTCCTTCATTTCCTTAAAAGTATATTTTTCTTTTCTTAAACCTTCACGAAAATATAAAGCTATTTTATTCTTTCTAAATGATTCTGCATGTCGGTCAATCGCCTCATAAGCCATATTCACGCGACCTGTATCATACCAAGAAAAAGCTTTCTCACCTTCTGCCCAATCGAATTGATTGTACATTTCATCATAGTTTTTTAAATTATTATCCCCTCTTGTTGCCGGTAACGCTTCGACTTTCATATATCAATATCCCCCTTTTGATAATGTACAACTTTAGCAACTGAATAACCTCAGCAAATCATTTTGAGATTATCAGTGTGCTTTTGCTGTGATAGTTTGCTAATATTATAGTATAAGTTTTATCTTTTCTCAATTTTTAAAATATTCAATCCGGATTTTCCTCTTTATACTAAAATTTAGGCTATGTTAAACTTCCCTGTTGATTTCCGCTGCAGGCACTTAGCGATCGCGGGCGGTCCAGAAGCCTCCTCGTAGCTATCGCTACTGCGGGGTCTCCCTTTGACTCGCTTCTCCCGCAGGACGTTGAATAATCTTCCCCGATAATCACCGCACGAAGAAAATGCGTTAGCATTTTCGAGGAGCTCGCGCCTGCAGCGAGAATCAACAACAAAAATAGCATTATCAACACTGAGCTTTAACAAAGCTAAAATTTAAGAAGCTGCCATTAAAGATAGTAGATAATAATTTTTTCAGACATTCGATCTCTTTAACTCTTTAATCGCTAAGTTCATCTGACAAATCTGTCACAAAATGTTTTCGAATAATACAGAAAATATTGTGAAAGCGCTTAAAACCAATTATTTTTATGTATAATAGTATTCATAATGAACATGTCATTAGGCGGTGAATAAATGGAACATCGAAAAACGTATAATGCAAAAGAAATAAAAACACCTAGAGGAAATATAATTATTGAAGGACCCATTTCTGCTCAAAAATTAGCAGATTTAGAGTTTCATAAAGATTTAATCGCATTTCGTCCCCCAGAGCAGCAGAAAAAAGCTCTGATCGAAATTGCTGGCCTTCCAGAAGGTAGAATCATTATCGCTAGGTATAGAGACATAATTGTCGGCTACGTCACATTTGTATACCCTGATCCACTTGAAAGATGGTCAGAAGGGAAAATGGAGAATTTAATAGAGCTTGGCGCCATCGAAGTTATCCCCGAGTATAGAGGTACAGGTACTGGTAAAAACCTTATAATGGTCTCTATGATGGATGATGCGATGGAAGATTATATTATTATTACAACTGAGTATTATTGGCATTGGGATTTAAAAGGAACTGGCTTAAATGTCTGGGAATATCGGAAGGTAATGGAGAAAATGATGAACGCAGGCGGCTTGGAATGGTATGCAACAGATGATCCAGAAATCAGCTCTCATCCTGCAAATTGCTTGATGGCAAAGATCGGTAAAAGGGTAGATCTTGATTCCGTACAGAAATTTGACCGCCTTCGTTTCATGAACCGATTTATGTATTAGATTGTTATTTATCATTTTATAAGGGTGATATGAAGTGATTGTTGAAGAAATTATGAAAACAGATTTAACTGCATTGTCAATGGATGACTGTATTGCAGATGCTATCAAGTTAATGGGTGAAAAAAAAATACGCCATCTTCCTATAATCGATCATGAACATCATCTAGTAGGACTTGTAACAGATAGAGATATTCGCGATGCAACACCATCCATTTTTGATACTGATAAATTTAAAGAGGGATTACAGAACCCGTTAAAAATGATTATGAAAACAAACATTATTACGGGACACCCTCTTGATTTTGTTGAAGAGATTTCAGCCATCCTTTACGAGCACCGAATTGGATGCCTTCCAATTCTAAAAGATGAAAAGCTGGTGGGAATTGTAACTGAAACAGATCTTTTAAGGACGTTAGTTGAATTAACAGGTGCACACCAGCCAGGATCACAAATTGAAGTGAAAGTTCCAAATAAATCCGGGATGCTGTATGAGATCACTACAGTAATCAGAAACCGTAAAGCAAATATTCAAAGTGTACTAGTTTATCCTGATAAAAGTGATGAAAAATACAAAATAATCGTATTAAGAGTTCAAATGATGAACCCCTTAACTATTATTGAAGATTTAAAGAAAGCCGGTCATCAAGTATTATGGCCTAATCATCCGGGGCAGTCTTCATGAAACAGAATTCTGTTTTTATCTTTTCAGAAGACTTGCTGAACTATAAATTCAGTGAGAATCATCCTTTTAATCAAATAAGAATTAAACTTACACTTGATTTGCTTCAACAAATAAAGGCAATTGAGGATCATCAAATTGTTCCTCCCCGTATTGCCACCGATGAGGAGCTTCAACTCATACATGACCCAAGCTATGTAAATGCAGTGAAGCTGGCCAGCAACGGCCAGCTATCCACTGAAGTAGGGGAAAATTACGGCCTTGGTACAGAAGATACACCCATATTCAAAAATATGCATGAGGCAAGTTCATTATTAGTTGGAGGAACACTATCTGCTGTTGACTATGTCATGAGCGGTCGTGCTAAGCATGCTCTTCATCTTGGAGGCGGCCTTCACCATGGTTTCAGAGGAAAAGCTTCTGGCTTTTGTATTTATAATGATAGCTCGGTAGCAATTAAGTATATACAAGAAAATTATAATGCTAGAGTCCTATATGTAGATACAGACGCACATCATGGAGATGGGGTTCAATGGTCATTTTATGATGATCCTAATGTTTGTACACTTTCAATCCATGAAACTGGGCGATATTTATTCCCTGGAACTGGTAATGTAAATGAACGTGGACAAGGAAAGGGGTACGGTTATTCATTTAATATTCCCGTAGATGCGTTTACAGAAGATGACTCTTGGCTTGATATTTACAGAGCATCATTAAAGGAAATTGCTGAGTTTTTCAAACCCGATGTCATTTTGACACAGAACGGGGCCGATTCTCATTATTTAGACCCCCTTACACATCTTTCTTCAACTATGAAAATTTATCGTGAAATCCCAAAGATTGCCCATGAGATTGCTCATCAATATTGTGATGGAAAATGGATTGCAGTAGGGGGAGGGGGATATGATATATGGCGGGTCGTTCCTCGAGCATGGGCGTTCATTTGGTTAGAAATGACTGAAAACTCTAACTGTTATGGATCTTTGCCGTTAGAATGGTTAAATAACTGGAAAGATCGTTCTCCTGTTCCGCTTCCTATACAGTGGGACGATCCCGATGACTTGTACAAGCCTATTCCAAGAAAAATGGAAATAACCGAAAAAAACAAACAAACATTAGAAAAGGCTCTCTATCCTATTAGAAATCATAGCAAAAGGGAAACAAATTAAAAGGACCTTATAGGTCCTTTTAATTTGAAACGAGATCATCTTTACTATATTTTGGATCTGAAATAACAATTTCAACGCGACGATTTTTTTGTCTATTTTCTGGTGAATCGTTCGGAACTATTGGTCTAGTATCAGAATAGCCAACAGCAATAAATCTGCTGCTATCCAATTGATGCTCTTCTATAAGATAGTTGATAACACTGCTTGCCCGTGCAGCAGATAACTCCCAATTGGAAGGATATCGATAACTATTCATAGGGCGGTCATCTGTATGTCCTTCAACCTTTACTAAATTAGGCAGGTTTTTTAAGAGTTCGCCTACCTTATCTAGAAATGGATGAGCATCAGCAATTACATTGGCTTCCCCAGGTGCAAATAAAACCTTTTCCTGAAGGACCAGTACAACACCACGTTCCGTTCGATTGGCGATAATTACATCATCCATACCGTTTTTATCTAAGAAGCTCTGAACTTCTGTTAAAAGATTTTCCAATGACTCATCCGTAGAATCTTGATCACTATTTTCATTAGCTTTTCCTTCATTCTTGTCATTCACAGGCATATCCGCCTCTATTCCTGCTGGATTATCTAGTGGCACAACTGAAGGATAGAAATCAAAAAATTGCTCACGAAATGATTCTGTTATTGCCTTAAATTTTAGCATATCAATCTGAGACATTGAGAATAGCAAAATAAAGAAAACTAATATTAATGTAATTAAGTCAGAGAATGTAACCATCCAGCCAGGAGCACCTTTAGGAGCTTGAGATTCCCTTCTCCTAAGCTTCATTTTTTAAATCCTCCCCAGAATACATCAATGACGCTGCTGCTTTTCGCTCTTCTGTAGATAAGAAAGCACTCAGCTTTTCTTCAAGAAGCTTAGGGTTTTGACCTGCTTGTACACCAAGCACACCTTCAATAATTATTTGCTTTAAAAAGACTTCCTTCTCTGTTTTTAAAGCTAGCTTTGAGGCTATTGGAAGAAATACTAAATTCGCTAGTAATGTTCCATATAAAGTGGTTAATAGAGCAATTGCCATATTGGGACCGAGACTTGATGGATCATTTAAGTTTCTTAGCATGAGAACTAGTCCAATTAATGTACCAATCATCCCCCATGACGGCGCGTATTCCCCGGCTTTTTCCAGAATACTTCTACCCTTTCGATGCCTCTCTTCCATAGCCGTAATTTCCGCGTTCATAATATCGTTAATCATATCAGGCTCAATTCCATCTACAGCAAGCAAAATTCCCTTACGAATAAAAGGATCTTCAACCTCTTCTATCTCAACTTCCAAAGAAAGCAGCCCTTCACGACGCGCACGCTCCGAAAGAGTGACAAGCGTCTTAATTAATTGGTCCAAATTTTGCTCATTTTGGCTAAATCCTTGCTTTATAACAGTAAAAACATGTTTCATATCTTTTGGTGGAAAGCTTACAAGCAAACCTGCAATAACTCCACCTAAAACAATTAACATGGAAGCTGGATCAATAAAGGAAAAAAAGCCACTTATTCCTCCATTTGTTATAATCCCAAAAACAAGCATAACTAAGCCAACAATCAAACCGATTGGCGTTAGTGCATCCATTTTTTTCATAAGGTCCTCTCCCGATCTTTAAAAATAATGAAAAGTGCGCTTCCGCTTTTCTCTGTCCAGCTACAGCGTCTAGGGCCTCGAGGTCTTAAGCCGTTCCGCCAAAAAGGTTAAAGGTCAACCTTTCTGACGGCTCGTCTTAAGCTTGTCGCCCCTGGGCAAGCCGCTTCCGCTTTTCTCTGTCTAGCTACACCACCTAGCCCCTCGAGGTCTTAAGTCATTCCGTCAAGAAAGTTAAAGAACAACATTCATGCCGGACTGTCTTATGCTTGTCGGACTTTCACAGGATGTGATGACGTCGATGTTCGCCACAGGACGTGGCGGTTCTTATTCGACGTTCCTTAGAACAAACCGCTTCCGCTTTTCTTCTTATATCGGCATTTCCATTATTTTGTTGAGCTTCGTTGTTCAATTCGGTGTGGGAGAACGACAATATGATCCCTTACTTCTTCTTTGTTCATATACTTTGTTAAAAGTCTCATTGCAACTGCCCCGATATCATAAAGTGGCTGTACAATAGTTGTTAGCTGAGGTCGAACCATCAATGATAATCTTGTATTATCGGAACTGATCACTTCGAAATCTTCTGGAATATTAAATCCTTTATCTTCTGCTCCATGAACAATGCCTAATGCCATTTCATCGGATGCTGAAAAAATTGCAGTTGGTTTCTTATTTGCTTCAAGAAGCTTTTCGAATGCCTCAATTCCAGAATCATATGTGTAATCACCTTCAGCTACTAACACTTCATTATAAGATATTCCTTCATCTGCTAATGCTCGCTTATAGCCTTCAAGTTTTTTCACGCTATTAATCGGCTCATGCAAAGGCCCTAAAACGATTGCTACTTCATTATGGCCATTTTTAATAAACGATGTGACAGCATCATATGTTGCTTGCTCATAATTGATATTTACTGATGGGATTGTTTCAGATTCCTCAATTGAGCCTGCCAGAACAATTGGAACTGGAGATTTTTCAAATTCCTCAACTAGCTCCGGAGTGATATTCCCTCCCATAAAAACAATTCCATCGACTTGCTTTCCAAGCATTGTATTTAATAGATGTAGTTCCTTATCTAAATTTTGATCCGAATTACTAAGAATAATATTGTATTTATACATGGTTGCAATATCTTCAATTCCTCTAGCCAGCTCTGCAAAGAAGATATTCGAAATATCTGGTATGATTACACCAACTGTAGTCGTTTTCTTGCTCGCAAGACCACGCGCAACTGCATTTGGACGATAACCAAGTCTTTCAATCACCTCCGTTACCTTTTTCCTAGTTGCGGGCTTTACATTTGGATTCCCATTCACTACTCGGGAAACCGTTGCCATTGATACATTAGCCTCTCTAGCAACATCGTATATCGTTACATTCATTTTTTTCACTCCTTATACTCTTAGGCGAATCATTTTATTTTAGTTTACTACAAGTTTCTTAACCTTATCACGTTGACATTTGTGATTGGTTACACATGCATAATTATGTAATTAATCATACGACAGTCTACGAATTGCCGCAATGTCAAGACTCATTTTTTTACAAAAATGACACTAAGAAAAGCGCAAGCGCCTTGCTCACCCCCGACAAGCACAAGACGAGCCTCACGGAAAGGTGTTCTTTACCTTTCTGGGAGGATTGGCTTGTGACCTCGAGGGGGTAGGCGCTGGAGCTAGACAATTCTCAAACTTAGAAAAGTTATCCTTCCTTAACTTCAAATAAAAGAAGCCTTCTGTCGAATGCAGAAGGCTTTCCATCTATTATACTTTAACAAACGCAGACGATTGCAGTTCCTTCATAAACTCATCAAACTGTTTTAAATCCATTTGCTGGGCATTATCTGATAATGCCACTGCTGGGTCTGGATGAACTTCAGCCATAACACCATCTGCTCCAATTGCTAATGCCGCTTTTGCTGCAGGAAGAAGTAAATCTCGTCTTCCAGTTGAATGTGTGACATCGACTAATACTGGTAAATGCGTTTCTTGTTTTAAAATTGGCACTGCAGAAATATCTAAAGTATTGCGAGTTGCACGCTCATACGTACGTATTCCGCGTTCGCAAAGTATGATCTGCCCATTTCCCTGAGCCATAATATACTCGGCAGCATTTATGAATTCCTCAATAGTAGCAGAAATACCACGCTTCAGTAATACTGGCTTATTGACTGCTCCTGCTGCTTTCAATAATTCAAAATTCTGCATGTTTCTTGCACCGATTTGGATAACATCAATGTAATTTACAGCTGTTTCGATATCAGCAGGACTTACAATTTCACTAATAACAGCTAAATCAAATTCATCTGCTATTCTTTTTAATATTTTCAGCCCTTCAATACCTAAACCTTGGAAATCATATGGGGATGTTCTAGGTTTAAAGGCACCTCCACGAAGAAGCTTAAGCCCCTTCCCTTTGATTGCATCAGCAACGGTAGCTACTTGCTCATAAGATTCTACCGCACAAGGACCAAATACTAAATGTGGATTTCCATCGCCAACTTTTTCTCCTTTAATATCCACAATCGTATTTTCGGGCTTTTTCTTCCTAGAAACTAAAAGAGCCTTACGGTGATCATCCTCTTGCAGTTCCAATCCAGCCTTAAAAATCTCCTTAAAAACATGTTCAATTGTAGAGTTTTCAAAAGGCCCATCATTATGCTCTTTAATTAAATTCAGCATATGTCGTTCGCGGACAGGATCGTAACGATGAACCCCTTGTGTTTCCTTCGCCTTCCCAATTTCCTGAACTAATTTAGCTCTCTCATTAATAAATGAAAGGAGCTGCAAATTTAACTCATCTACTCGATTTCGCAATTGATTAAGTTCATTACTCAATTCAATCCCTCCCCTTCAATAGATAATTAAGATCGATTCGAATGAGGTAGCCATTAAGAATAAGTTATCCTATCCCAATACACATGATTCCTCTCATTCTTCTTTATCGGCCCTTAAATATATGATACATTTTTAATAATTAGAGTTATTATATATGAAAATGAACTGCATGTCACGGATTTTTTCTTTATTAATTAAACGCTTTTAAGTAATAAAGTACAGTATCTTGTAAAAGAAGGTGTATTCACTTGCACGAACAAAAAAAGCTTTTTGCTTTAGATATCGGAACGCGTTCAGTAATAGGAATTATATTAGAAGAAAATCAGGGTCAATATCATGTTGTCGACTTCCTTCTGAAAGAGCATACAGAACGAGCCATGCTTGATGGACAAATTCATGATGTTTTGTCTGTTTCAAAAATTATATTAGAAATAAAAGAAATACTTGAGAAAAAACACGGGCCTTTGAAGAAGGTTTGTGTTGCTGCAGCTGGGCGGGCTTTAAAAACAGAGCGAGCAAAAGTAAGCATCAATATTAACGGGAAGCCATTAATCCAAAAACAAGATATTCTTCATCTAGAGTTAAGTGCTGTACAGCAAGCACAAGCTTGTGTAGCAGAAAAGTATCAATCAGAAAAGACTTACTATTATTATTGCGTAGGTTATTCTGTTCTTTATTACCGTTTAGATGGTGAAGAGATTGGTAGTTTAATTGACCAGCAAGGGGAGGAAGCATCTGTTGAAATTATAGCCACCTTTTTACCAAAGGTTGTTGTTGAATCACTCTTATCTGCCCTTCACCGAGCAGGACTGGAGATGGAAGCACTTACTCTAGAGCCTATTGCAGCCATAAATGTGTTAATTCCACCCACTATGCGAAGATTAAATGTCGCTTTAGTTGATATAGGAGCTGGTACTTCAGATATTGCCATAACAGATTTTGGAACAATTATCGCATACGGCATGGTTCCAGTAGCAGGAGACGAAATAACCGAGGCGCTTAGCGATCATCTGCTGTTAGATTTTCCACTTGCTGAAAAAGCAAAAAGAGAATTACATAATCATGACACTATAATGGTCACGGATATTCTTGGATTTGAAACGGAAGTAAAGAAAGATGAAATTATTAATAGCATTTCTCCAGCATTAGAAAAATTAGCAACTTCTATATGTGATGAAATTCTGAGTTTAAACAATCATCAGCCTCCAAAGGCGGTCATGCTCGTAGGTGGAGGCAGCCTGACACCAGAATTGCCATTAAGAGTGGCAGAAAAACTCAATTTGCCAAACAATAGGGTCGCAATTAGAGGTATAGATGCCATTCAATCATTAACCTTATCTGATCATATAACTAAGGGGCCAGACCTCGTTACACCTATTGGTATTGCCATCGCAGCTCATAAATCACCTGTTCAATATAAAACAGTATATGTTAATGAACAGCCAGTGAGATTATTTGAAGTAAAAAAACTTACTGTTGGTGACTGTCTTCTTGCAGCTGGTATTAAAATGAATAAACTATACGGTAAGCCTGGATTAGCCATGATCGTAACTGTAAACGGACAAAATATTACTATTCCTGGCGGTCATGGAAAAGCTCCTCTAATCTTATGCAATGGAACGTCATACTCATTA from Cytobacillus dafuensis encodes:
- the motS gene encoding flagellar motor protein MotS — its product is MKLRRRESQAPKGAPGWMVTFSDLITLILVFFILLFSMSQIDMLKFKAITESFREQFFDFYPSVVPLDNPAGIEADMPVNDKNEGKANENSDQDSTDESLENLLTEVQSFLDKNGMDDVIIANRTERGVVLVLQEKVLFAPGEANVIADAHPFLDKVGELLKNLPNLVKVEGHTDDRPMNSYRYPSNWELSAARASSVINYLIEEHQLDSSRFIAVGYSDTRPIVPNDSPENRQKNRRVEIVISDPKYSKDDLVSN
- the motP gene encoding flagellar motor protein MotP, whose protein sequence is MKKMDALTPIGLIVGLVMLVFGIITNGGISGFFSFIDPASMLIVLGGVIAGLLVSFPPKDMKHVFTVIKQGFSQNEQNLDQLIKTLVTLSERARREGLLSLEVEIEEVEDPFIRKGILLAVDGIEPDMINDIMNAEITAMEERHRKGRSILEKAGEYAPSWGMIGTLIGLVLMLRNLNDPSSLGPNMAIALLTTLYGTLLANLVFLPIASKLALKTEKEVFLKQIIIEGVLGVQAGQNPKLLEEKLSAFLSTEERKAAASLMYSGEDLKNEA
- the ccpA gene encoding catabolite control protein A; amino-acid sequence: MNVTIYDVAREANVSMATVSRVVNGNPNVKPATRKKVTEVIERLGYRPNAVARGLASKKTTTVGVIIPDISNIFFAELARGIEDIATMYKYNIILSNSDQNLDKELHLLNTMLGKQVDGIVFMGGNITPELVEEFEKSPVPIVLAGSIEESETIPSVNINYEQATYDAVTSFIKNGHNEVAIVLGPLHEPINSVKKLEGYKRALADEGISYNEVLVAEGDYTYDSGIEAFEKLLEANKKPTAIFSASDEMALGIVHGAEDKGFNIPEDFEVISSDNTRLSLMVRPQLTTIVQPLYDIGAVAMRLLTKYMNKEEVRDHIVVLPHRIEQRSSTK
- a CDS encoding bifunctional 3-deoxy-7-phosphoheptulonate synthase/chorismate mutase, which codes for MSNELNQLRNRVDELNLQLLSFINERAKLVQEIGKAKETQGVHRYDPVRERHMLNLIKEHNDGPFENSTIEHVFKEIFKAGLELQEDDHRKALLVSRKKKPENTIVDIKGEKVGDGNPHLVFGPCAVESYEQVATVADAIKGKGLKLLRGGAFKPRTSPYDFQGLGIEGLKILKRIADEFDLAVISEIVSPADIETAVNYIDVIQIGARNMQNFELLKAAGAVNKPVLLKRGISATIEEFINAAEYIMAQGNGQIILCERGIRTYERATRNTLDISAVPILKQETHLPVLVDVTHSTGRRDLLLPAAKAALAIGADGVMAEVHPDPAVALSDNAQQMDLKQFDEFMKELQSSAFVKV
- a CDS encoding cell division protein FtsA encodes the protein MHEQKKLFALDIGTRSVIGIILEENQGQYHVVDFLLKEHTERAMLDGQIHDVLSVSKIILEIKEILEKKHGPLKKVCVAAAGRALKTERAKVSININGKPLIQKQDILHLELSAVQQAQACVAEKYQSEKTYYYYCVGYSVLYYRLDGEEIGSLIDQQGEEASVEIIATFLPKVVVESLLSALHRAGLEMEALTLEPIAAINVLIPPTMRRLNVALVDIGAGTSDIAITDFGTIIAYGMVPVAGDEITEALSDHLLLDFPLAEKAKRELHNHDTIMVTDILGFETEVKKDEIINSISPALEKLATSICDEILSLNNHQPPKAVMLVGGGSLTPELPLRVAEKLNLPNNRVAIRGIDAIQSLTLSDHITKGPDLVTPIGIAIAAHKSPVQYKTVYVNEQPVRLFEVKKLTVGDCLLAAGIKMNKLYGKPGLAMIVTVNGQNITIPGGHGKAPLILCNGTSYSLDNEIGNGDQLIVEKGEDGKKAELQIKDLVDEIPNKEIKINEETYTISASLTCNGEPANPDKYVEDRAVIECKISETIEEMLISLNLHELVAKIRPFRIKINGKENFIPQLSGTIFRNGKEVKPYNSFEHGDHIIIEDKQTISVRELANMKQMMLSQYIPVSFNNKNINLKKQISVMKRDGVVLLEEDIIRDGDHLFIEQGKIEPFIFQDVFGHVDVEIPAESNGKFVLLINGEDASFHSKIEPGDELKIVWPTKTNTSLN